The uncultured Cohaesibacter sp. region TGTTTTGTGAGATGCAAAGCCGACCCAGAAGATCAGAGCGTTTCGAGCGCCTTGCGGATCTTTTCTGCATGACCTACCAGAAGGTCGCCGTCGGCCATTTCGCCGGTGTGCGGACCGAGGGGAATGCCCTCCATGCGCGGGATCACATGGACATGGAGGTGGAAGATCACCTGACCGCCTGCGGCTTCGTTGAACTGGTTCACCGTGACACCATCGGCCTCGAAGGCGATCATCTGGGCACGGGCGATCTTTTGCGCCGTTGCCACCACTGCATTGATGTCTTCGGGGGCGACATCGAGCAGATTGCGGGACGGATTCTTGGGAATGACCAGCGTGTGACCGTCCGCGCGCGGCATGATGTCCATGATCGCGATAGTCATGTCGTCTTCATAGACCTTGTGGCTTGGCAGCTCACCGCGCAGGATTTTCGCGAAGATATTGTCGTTGTCATAAGCTGGTGCAGTCATTTCCATTTCCAACATTGCTTGGCTTCGAGGAAGCGAGACAGAGTATTCGGGGTGAGACTAACAGGGCAGTGGCGTGAGGTCTATTCGCCGTTTCCACCGTTGGTCTTTTTGAATGGGGATAGTTCGGCAAGAATGTCCTGCTCTTCGGCGGCGGCGTGACGCTCGCGCTCCAGATAGTCCGAGATGGCGTCCCGGAAGCCGGGATGATCGATCCAGTGTGCTGACCAGGTGGTTTGCGGCACATAACCTCGCGCAAGCTTGTGTTCGCCCTGTGCGCCCGCCTCGACGCAGGCAAGGCCATGCTCGATAGCCCATTCGATGGCCTGATGATAGCAGAGCTCGAAATGCAGGCAGGGATAGTCGCCGATGGTGCCCCAATAGCGGCCATAAAGCGTGTCGCCACCAATCAGATTGAGCGCTCCGGCCACTGGCAGGTCGCCATCATAGGCAAGCATCAGGAGGATCTTGTCCGGGATCCGTTCACCGATCAGCGAGAAGAACTGGCGATTGAGATAGGGGCTGCCCCACTTGCGGGAGCCTGTGTCCATGTAGAAATTAAAGAAGGCATCCCAGTCCGCCTCGCTCAGGTCATCGCCGGTCTTGTGAAGGATGGTGAGACCATGGC contains the following coding sequences:
- a CDS encoding HIT family protein, which produces MTAPAYDNDNIFAKILRGELPSHKVYEDDMTIAIMDIMPRADGHTLVIPKNPSRNLLDVAPEDINAVVATAQKIARAQMIAFEADGVTVNQFNEAAGGQVIFHLHVHVIPRMEGIPLGPHTGEMADGDLLVGHAEKIRKALETL